A single window of Rhodamnia argentea isolate NSW1041297 chromosome 5, ASM2092103v1, whole genome shotgun sequence DNA harbors:
- the LOC115727222 gene encoding LOW QUALITY PROTEIN: 2-(3-amino-3-carboxypropyl)histidine synthase subunit 1-like (The sequence of the model RefSeq protein was modified relative to this genomic sequence to represent the inferred CDS: inserted 2 bases in 1 codon): MATAMDGDDATGDGAAVKPARPTPKRFTKSQIPDTILNNASLNAAISLLPANYNFEVHKCVARILSSGAKRVALQLPEGLLMYSLLLSDIFASFAAVEHCFVLGDVTYGACCVDDLSALALGADLLIHYGHSCLVPVDTTTIPCLYVFVEIRIDVGHLVETLKLNLGGDYSDVVLAGTIQFAGAIRAAKPEIESSGFRVLVPQAKPLSAGEVLGCTAPRVRXSDSNEGTIAVFVADGRFHLEAFMIANPGIKTFRYDPYMGKLFLEEYDQKGMRESRRNAILKAKECARSWGVVLGTLGRQGNPRILDRLEKKMREKGFEYTVVLMSEITPGRIALFEDSVDAWIQIACPRLSIDWGDAFHKPVLTPFEAEIALGFVSGWWERNLKTNSGCIADSGCSKGGSGCECGSSGASKCDGIGDYPMDYYAQDGGEWNSSYVKKPSRSRPARRIPVPSAGSSSIA; this comes from the exons ATGGCCACGGCCATGGACGGAGACGACGCCACCGGCGACGGAGCGGCGGTGAAGCCGGCCAGGCCGACGCCGAAGCGGTTCACGAAGTCCCAGATCCCCGACACCATCCTCAACAACGCCTCCCTCAACGCCGCCATCTCCCTCCTCCCGGCGAACTACAACTTCGAGGTCCACAAGTGCGTCGCCCGCATCCTCTCCTCCGGCGCCAAGCGCGTGGCCCTCCAGCTCCCCGAGGGCCTCCTCATGtactccctcctcctctccgaCATCTTCGCCTCCTTCGCCGCCGTCGAACACTGCTTCGTCCTCGGCGACGTCACCTACGGCGCCTGCTGCGTCGACGACCTCTCCGCCCTCGCCCTCGGCGCCGACCTCCTCATCCACTACGGCCACAGCTGCCTCGTCCCCGTGGACACCACCACCATACCTTGCCTCTACGTGTTCGTCGAGATTCGGATCGATGTCGGCCATCTCGTGGAaactctgaagctcaatttggGCGGGGACTACTCGGACGTCGTGCTCGCGGGCACGATTCAGTTCGCTGGGGCGATTCGCGCGGCGAAGCCCGAGATTGAGAGCAgtgggtttagggttttggtgCCGCAGGCAAAGCCGCTGTCGGCAGGTGAGGTTCTCGGATGCACCGCTCCAAGGGTCCG TTCTGACTCGAACGAGGGGACGATTGCGGTGTTTGTAGCAGATGGGAGGTTTCACTTGGAGGCTTTTATGATAGCGAACCCAGGGATTAAGACCTTTCGATACGATCCCTACATGGGGAAGTTGTTTCTTGAGGAGTATGATCAAAAGGGGATGAGGGAATCAAGGCGGAACGCGATATTGAAGGCGAAGGAGTGCGCGAGGAGTTGGGGAGTCGTGTTGGGGACGCTCGGGAGGCAAGGTAATCCGAGGATTTTAGACAggttggagaagaagatgagggaAAAGGGCTTTGAATACACGGTGGTTTTGATGTCTGAGATCACTCCTGGGAGGATCGCTCTGTTCGAGGATTCTGTGGATGCTTGGATTCAGATCGCCTGTCCGAGGCTTTCCATCGACTGGGGTGACGCATTTCATAAGCCGGTATTGACACCGTTCGAGGCGGAGATCGCTCTTGGGTTCGTTTCTGGCTGGTGGGAGAGAAATTTGAAGACGAACTCGGGTTGCATAGCCGATTCCGGTTGCAGCAAGGGCGGCTCAGGATGCGAATGCGGGAGTAGCGGAGCTTCGAAGTGCGACGGCATTGGAGATTACCCGATGGATTACTATGCCCAGGACGGTGGGGAGTGGAATTCTTCTTATGTGAAGAAGCCGTCCAGGTCCCGGCCTGCGAGGAGGATTCCTGTGCCTTCCGCAGGCAGCAGTAGCATAGCTTAG